In one window of Rhodoglobus vestalii DNA:
- a CDS encoding extracellular solute-binding protein: MTVKRFPRTKFAAVVAGAASIALITTGCSAGTDSGTSAGGDVTLTVATFNEFGYEDLFAKYEEANPNVTIKHKKAATSNEARDNLTTRLAAGSGLSDIEAIEVDWLPELLQYSDQFIDLASTDVDGRWLDWKEKAATDADGRLIGYGTDIGPEAVCYRADLFEAAGLPTDRAAVADMLGTSWDSYYAAGEKFVSAGTNVPWFDSAGATWQGVVNQIPNAYEKEDGSIIATENPEVRKAYDSVLDASSTLSARLSQWSDDWTASFQNDGFATMLCPGWMLGVISGNADGVAGWDIADTFPGGGGNWGGSYLTVPNQSKNQEEAQKLAAWLTAPEQQLSAFASKGTFPSQIDALASDELLGATNEFFNNAPTGEILANRAAAVDVTPFKGAKYFAINDAMQQAITRVEDGLMSADESWAQFENDVNALG; encoded by the coding sequence GTGACCGTGAAGCGTTTTCCGCGCACAAAGTTCGCTGCTGTCGTCGCCGGCGCAGCATCCATCGCCCTCATCACCACCGGCTGTTCGGCCGGAACCGACTCCGGAACCTCGGCAGGCGGCGATGTCACACTGACCGTCGCCACGTTCAACGAGTTCGGTTATGAAGACCTCTTCGCGAAGTACGAAGAGGCCAACCCGAACGTGACGATCAAGCACAAGAAGGCGGCAACGTCGAACGAAGCGCGCGACAACCTCACGACGCGCCTCGCAGCCGGTAGCGGACTCAGCGACATTGAGGCCATCGAGGTCGACTGGCTGCCGGAACTCTTGCAGTACTCCGACCAGTTCATCGACCTCGCCTCAACCGACGTTGATGGTCGCTGGCTTGACTGGAAAGAAAAGGCAGCAACAGATGCCGACGGCCGTCTCATCGGGTATGGCACCGACATCGGCCCCGAGGCCGTCTGCTACCGCGCCGACCTCTTCGAGGCAGCTGGCCTTCCGACCGATCGCGCTGCGGTCGCCGACATGCTCGGAACCAGCTGGGACAGCTACTACGCAGCTGGCGAGAAATTCGTTTCTGCTGGCACGAACGTGCCCTGGTTCGACTCGGCCGGAGCCACTTGGCAGGGTGTAGTCAACCAGATCCCGAACGCCTACGAAAAGGAAGACGGCAGCATCATCGCCACGGAGAACCCCGAGGTCCGCAAGGCCTACGACAGTGTTCTCGATGCAAGTAGTACCCTCTCGGCCCGCCTCTCGCAGTGGAGCGACGACTGGACCGCAAGCTTCCAGAATGACGGATTCGCGACCATGCTCTGCCCAGGTTGGATGCTCGGCGTAATCTCCGGAAACGCCGACGGCGTCGCAGGATGGGACATCGCCGACACGTTCCCCGGTGGCGGAGGCAACTGGGGAGGCTCATACCTGACCGTGCCGAACCAGTCCAAGAACCAAGAGGAAGCTCAAAAGCTCGCCGCGTGGCTCACCGCCCCCGAACAACAGCTCAGTGCTTTTGCTTCGAAGGGTACCTTCCCCAGCCAGATCGATGCTCTCGCGAGCGACGAGCTCCTGGGTGCCACGAACGAGTTCTTCAACAATGCGCCGACCGGCGAGATCCTCGCCAACCGTGCCGCAGCCGTCGACGTAACACCGTTCAAGGGTGCGAAATACTTCGCAATCAACGACGCCATGCAGCAGGCAATCACGCGGGTAGAAGACGGCCTGATGTCGGCTGACGAATCCTGGGCCCAGTTCGAGAACGACGTGAACGCGCTCGGCTAA
- a CDS encoding rhodanese-related sulfurtransferase translates to MAVPKILLFYVFTPLADPEAVRLWQRDLCESLGLGGRIILSKDGMNGTVGGELRDVKRYIRKTREYPAFTNIDFKWSEGEGNDFPRLSVKVRDEIVSFGAPGELQVDENGVVGGGTKLSPEELHELVARTDVTFFDGRNPIEAAIGKFTDAIVPDVDTTRDFVAELDSGKYDHLKNTPVVTYCTGGIRCEVLSSLMRSRGFGEVYQLDGGIVRYGEKFGDAGLWNGSLYVFDKRMAIDFTADAKTIGHCSQCGAATRRIENCHNPACREQFVVCDEHAATVACAAHPFIASLTVQ, encoded by the coding sequence GTGGCTGTTCCCAAAATTCTGCTCTTCTACGTGTTCACGCCGCTAGCTGACCCGGAGGCTGTGCGGTTATGGCAGCGCGACCTCTGCGAATCACTGGGGCTCGGCGGTCGCATCATCCTCTCCAAAGACGGCATGAATGGCACCGTCGGAGGCGAACTGCGCGATGTGAAACGCTACATCCGCAAAACACGTGAGTATCCCGCCTTCACGAACATCGACTTCAAGTGGAGCGAAGGCGAAGGCAACGACTTTCCCCGCCTCAGCGTGAAGGTGCGCGACGAAATCGTCAGTTTCGGCGCTCCCGGCGAACTACAGGTCGACGAGAACGGCGTGGTGGGCGGCGGAACCAAGCTCAGCCCCGAAGAACTCCACGAACTGGTTGCCCGCACAGACGTCACCTTCTTTGATGGCCGCAACCCCATCGAGGCGGCGATCGGCAAGTTCACCGATGCGATAGTTCCGGATGTTGACACCACCCGCGACTTCGTCGCCGAACTCGACAGTGGCAAATACGACCACCTCAAGAACACGCCCGTCGTCACCTACTGCACCGGCGGCATCCGCTGTGAAGTGCTCTCCTCGTTAATGCGCAGCCGTGGATTCGGTGAGGTCTACCAACTCGACGGCGGCATCGTGCGCTACGGCGAAAAGTTTGGCGACGCAGGCCTCTGGAACGGCTCCCTTTACGTCTTCGACAAACGCATGGCCATCGACTTCACCGCCGACGCCAAAACCATCGGCCACTGCTCCCAGTGCGGTGCGGCAACCAGACGCATCGAAAACTGTCATAACCCCGCCTGCCGCGAACAGTTCGTGGTGTGCGATGAACATGCAGCCACGGTGGCGTGTGCCGCGCATCCGTTCATTGCGTCGTTGACGGTGCAATAG